GATCATGAACTGTTCGGAAGGATCCGTGAAGACCCATTATTCTCGGGCAGTACGAAACCTGAGAGAAAAACTGGAGGGGTGGTGGCCATGACCGGCCGGATTAAAGAGAGGGATTTTTTACAAAAGGTGCTAAAAGCGCTCCATGCGGGCGAACAGAGCATAGATGCCTCCACCCGTTCCCGCCTTTCGCGCATTCGCCATGAGGCATTGAACCGGAAAAAGCGAAAGGGAGGGGCTTGGTTACCCAAGTGGTTCGGCCTTCCCGCAGCAGGGGTGGCGGTCGCTGTTGGGGTGATCATACTGTTCCATGGGACAATGAGGGAACCGTGCGGGCCGCCGGAGATGGAACAGGCGATAGTCGATGTCGAAATATTGACGGCCGACGAGTCATTCGAGTTTTTTGAAAACCTGGAATTTTATGTCTGGCTGTCAGGTCAAAATGAAATCGCCGGTTGAATTGTTCCTCCTGCAAAGAGACAAAAAAGGTTCCGCCGAAAGTGGAGGGCGAAGATGAAACGAAATAAGATTATCATCGGCCTGTTCCTGACATGTTTTTCCATGGCAATGTGCTTTCACAACGCACATGCTGGGGACAAAATTTCCGGTATTGCGTGGGATGAACTCACCAAAGAAGAACAGCAAATCCTTGGGCCACTAAAGGATCGATGGAACAACCTACCGTTGGAGAGACAGAAGAAATTGCGCAAGGGAGCCAGGCGGTGGGCGTCCATGACACCGGGGGAGCGGGCCCGGGCGAAGGATCGTCTGAAGAGATGGAAATCCCTGAGCCCCGAACAACGGGAATTGATTCGAAGAAGATACGCCCGGTTCCGTAGGCTTTCCCCGGAGCAACAGGAACGGCTGCTTCAGGCCAGAAAGCGGTTTAAAAACCTGCCCCTGGAAAAACGGCTGAAACTGTTGAAACGGTGGAAGGAGATGAGTCCCGAGCAGCGAAGGCGCTTTCAACGATTCCTCATGAATACAACGCCGGAGGAAAGAAAGAGGCTATTAGAACGATTGAGGAACATGTCACCAGAGCAAAGACGAAGATGGATCGAGGAGAGGCGAAGTTATCACAACGATTAGACAAATCCGCGTGCACTCCTTTGTGGGTCAAAAAAAGCGGCCCAATATTTGGCGGTCTCATGCCTTTTAGGGGTTTTTTAGCCTGGGAAGTCCTGTGTTGAATAGCAGGGCGGGGAAGGGGATAGCCTTTCGGAAAGCCATCTCTTTTGATCTTGCCTATATTCGGGGACATACGTCCCCATTGAATCTCATGGCCGTTTATTTTGAAAGGCTCGACCTCTGAAAAAGGGTGGTGGAATTCGGGGAAGAGCTCTGTAAAGAAGTCCTCAAGGCCATACCGCACCGTCATTTCATTTTCAGCATACCCAAGATCCTCAGGAGATACTTCCTCTATAACCGAAGACTCCTCTCCGAGCTGAGCCGATATGCATAGGAGTCGCTGAAAACGTTTTTCCAGTCAATATTGCCATACAGACCTTTTGGGGACTGCCTGGGATTCAACCCTCACTGCCATGTCTTATGTACGGATGGAGGTTTTTATGGAAAAGGCATGTTCAGAGTGGCGCCCTGGAGTGGTTGGCAGCCATGTGCTCCCATGTCCCGAATAAGAGGGAGCAGATGGTCAGAGATTGTAGACCCCCTTTGATAATTACCTTTACAGGGACCCGGTTTACCTTTACAGGGACCCGGTCCACAGCGATGGCCATTCCGTCTGATTTTTGAAGAAAGAGATGGATTCAAGGGGTAGCTCTACCCAAATTTCCTATGTTTTCCGACCTTATGGAAAGATAAAACCCGTGGT
The genomic region above belongs to Deltaproteobacteria bacterium and contains:
- a CDS encoding DUF3106 domain-containing protein, with protein sequence MKRNKIIIGLFLTCFSMAMCFHNAHAGDKISGIAWDELTKEEQQILGPLKDRWNNLPLERQKKLRKGARRWASMTPGERARAKDRLKRWKSLSPEQRELIRRRYARFRRLSPEQQERLLQARKRFKNLPLEKRLKLLKRWKEMSPEQRRRFQRFLMNTTPEERKRLLERLRNMSPEQRRRWIEERRSYHND